In Musa acuminata AAA Group cultivar baxijiao chromosome BXJ2-3, Cavendish_Baxijiao_AAA, whole genome shotgun sequence, the following proteins share a genomic window:
- the LOC103979510 gene encoding early nodulin-like protein 6: MASPSTISPPLMILLLLLIPSVAFEFDVGDETGWVVPPEKKAQLYNQWASRNRFQVGDTIRFEYKKDSVMVVSDEDYESCRSSHPIFFSNSGETEYKLNHPGLFYFISGVSGHCERGQKMIIKVMSHPEPPPGSNQTGDSTSPASPDRSTAAAAPAAASLVGVAALVLMMMSSLFE; encoded by the exons ATGGCCTCTCCTTCCACGATCTCTCCCCCCCTCATgatcctgctcctcctcctcatcccttCCGTGGCTTTCGAGTTCGACGTCGGCGACGAGACCGGCTGGGTCGTTCCTCCCGAGAAGAAGGCGCAGCTCTACAACCAGTGGGCCTCCAGAAACAGGTTTCAGGTCGGCGACACCATCC GTTTCGAGTACAAGAAGGATTCGGTGATGGTGGTGAGCGACGAAGACTACGAGAGCTGCCGCTCCTCCCACcccatcttcttctccaacagcGGCGAGACGGAGTACAAGCTGAACCACCCGGGTTTGTTCTACTTCATCAGCGGCGTCTCCGGCCACTGCGAGAGGGGGCAGAAGATGATCATAAAGGTGATGAGCCACCCGGAGCCGCCGCCAGGCAGCAACCAGACCGGTGATTCCACCTCTCCGGCGTCTCCTGACCGCTCGACCGCCGCTGCAGCTCCTGCTGCAGCTTCTCTCGTCGGAGTGGCTGCATTGgtgctgatgatgatgagttcATTGTTCGAGTGA